One Triticum dicoccoides isolate Atlit2015 ecotype Zavitan chromosome 3B, WEW_v2.0, whole genome shotgun sequence genomic window, ATCTCCCGGTGGATACACTCAGTATCCAAAAGCTCACTGGCTTCCTCAAGAGTGAGTAACAATCACGTACGGATCCAAGTAGTGACCCtaaaaataacctgcaaaaataTATACGAGTTTGTCTGTTAAAAACCATGCCATTTCTTCACTTCCATATAGTCCAAAATAATGCGCTTACTCCTACCCGAATATGCCCTGCGGTGTTTGGCGCCACTCCATTTAGCCACGTCCCATATAACGTGTTAATACTACTTGGAGGGCTGGCATTAAAGGCTATATGAATCGAGCGCAATAAAAGTTTGGGGAAAGGACAATTGAGAAAGAGGTGCTTAATAGTTTCATCCTGATCATAAAAACAACATCGTTGACTACCTTCCCATCCTCGCTTTGCTAAGTTCTCCTAAATCAGAATCACCTCCTTGTGAACAAACTACATGATGACTTTGATTCCTAGAGGCACTTTAATCTTCCAAATGTCTAGCAATTTCAGAATTGGACCAGAGTAACTTAAATTTAAATACATAGATTTCACTTAGAAAATTCCATTAGTAGATAACTCCAGTGAATCACATCTGGCTCGTCAGAGAGTTGAATGTCCATCAACCTCTGCACTAGATGTAACCACACGTCCCATCGGTCTCCTACTAAAGATCTCCTGAACTGGATGTTTAGAGGGACTGACTATAATACTCTAGCAACATAAGCATCCTTATGATGTACAATGTTATGAAGGGACGGATCTTGTGTGGTCAAAGGCTCCTCCCCTAACCATGTATCCTCACAGAATCTAGTCAAATTACCGTTTTCAATGATGAATTTATTCCTATGGAAGAATGATGTTTTTTTCCTCACCAACCCCTTCCATAAAGGTGAATCATTAGGTCTAACTGTAAGTTGGGCCAAGGTCGTAGAATGCAGGTACTTACACGCAAAATCTGTACCCACATACCTTGGGTCTCCACCGAAAGTCTGTACGACCATTTACTGAGCAAACATCTATTCTTTACATCTAAATTCACATTCCCGAGCCCACCCTGGTCCTCCGGTCTACAAATATTATCCGACTTAGTTAGCTTGTATTTTCTCTTTAGTTCATCGCTTTGCCAAAAAAATCATGATCGATAGAAGTCTAACCTTTTCCGTACCCCTACGAGTACTTCAAAAAAGACAATAGTAACACCGGCATAGTTGTGACTACTGAATTTATCAGTACCAACCGTCCATCATAAGACATAAGCTTACCCTTCTATCAgtttagttttttttttcaaatcgaTCTTCAATGCACTTCCACTCCTTGTTGGATAGCTTGCGATGATGAATTGGTATACCCAAATAGCTAAACGGAAGGGCAcccaattcacatccgaacaattgtctATAAACGTCTTGTTCATCTTTGGCTCTTCCAAAACAGGACAGTTCATTCTTATTAAAATTGATCTTTAATCCCGACAATTGCTGAAACAGGTAtagcaccagcttcatatttctggcCTTTGCGAGATCATATTCCATGAAAATAATAGTGTCGTCAACGTACTATAGTATGGATACCCTGCCACCTACAAGATGGGGTACTAATCCTCCTACTTGGCCATCCTCTTTAGCTCTTCCTATCAGAATTGCCGACATATCTGTCACTATGTTGAATAAGATAGGAGAAATCGGGCCCCCCTGTCTGAGGCCCTTTTGCGTATGGAAATAATGAATAcatcatcattcactttaattcccgaTGCTGCCTTTTTGTACACATGAATCGACCTGTTTCATCCATGAATGGTCGAATCCCTTCATACGTAAGGCCTACTAGAGGAACGACCATTTAACCTTATCGTACACCCACCTTGAAGACCACCACATCCAGTTTCTTCGAGTGGATTTCGTGAAGTGTTTCATATAGGACGACAACACCCTCTAGTATGTGTCTTCCCGGCATGAAAGCCGCCTGTGTTGGTTGCACCACACTATGTGCAATCTGCATCAGTTGGTTAGTGTCAACTTTAGTAAAAAATTGAAGCTGACATTAAATAGACATATCGGTCTGAACTGCTCAATACACACCGCCTCCTCCTTCTTTGGCAACAACGATTATCATTCCAAAGTTTAAGTGGAATAGCTGTAGTTCGCCATTAAACAAGTCATTGAACATTAACAAGAGGTCATCCTTAATGATATGCCAGCATTTCTTATAAAACTCTCCTCGGCCTAGGTGGTTGAAAAAACAATACCAAGTATTCTTATGACTTGTAATAACTAGACTGGCTGTCAATGTAAACAATTCCATGGATAATATGCGCTCATCAAGACATGTGACTGAAATTTGTCATAAAAATGAAAACTCCAAAGTTATAGCATTGGAttacttttttttttgaaacatttgGATTACATCTAGACATCTAAGAGCCTGTTCGGTTGCTCTCCAGCTCCCAACTCCATCAACTCCAGCTTTGGAGCTGTGCCGAACGGGTTAACTCCCGGAGTTAAAGAAAAAAGAGCTGGGAGCGAAGCGTACTGTATTTTACGAGGAGCTGAGGAGCTAGACATCTGCTGCTCTCAAAAATCAAAGGAGCGAGAGTTGACTGGAATTACAGCTGCATGCCACCGCCAAGTGATCAAGCGTACCGGTTCGCTGCAGCTTATCACTCGAGCTGGGCCAGATCAAAGCCGAATCAGCTGCCAGCCCACGCCAGTGCTCCCGATCGCGAAGCTGTGCTGCCAAACGTTTCTGAACTCTGGGTTTTTTCAACGAGGAGTTGGGCGGAGGAGTTGAGCTGAGGAGTTGAGGATCTGAGGGGGCTAGAGGGTTGCCGAACAGGCCCTAAGAATCAGACGGGTCCCTTCATGGACGACTAATCTTGACATGTCATGAATGATGCATTGAGAGGGACAAAGCTTGAAAACAACACCGTCAAAACGGTGCAAGCACGCGGTGTCGGCGCTGCTAACTTTGTCTACCGCCTTAATCTTTTCCACTTTTTTATGGTGTCAAGGAGTGGATTGGCTAACAACCCAAAGGAAAGAAGTTAGAGCACAACTAGCAAGCTTTGTCCATGCGGCCATGCCACACATATCCATTGGAAAATTGTCGGCAAAAGTAAGCCGAAATTAATATAAAACAAAAGGTCAGGCTGGGTTATTGGAAATGAAAGGATGGTGTCCTACGTTATGCATTTCCCTTACTTTTTAATCTCACTATAATCACCATTTTCATCATTAAGGTGGGCCTCTGGACAAAGTCGCTACTACTGTATCCAGTTATGATTATACTACATATAGATAACTGCAACCAATTACGTAGGCCAGTCAGCCAAATATATCGCTCTTTAAAAAAGGGAAACGTTTACTAGCGCACCGGCCGAACCTTTCGGCCGGTCGCGCCCAGGCGCGCGTAGCTACAACGACTGAAACTGGGGATGGACGGGTCCACCACGTTATCTTTTTCCCCACCTCCCATCTCCCGCATCCTTCTCTTCCCCTTTCACCTGGTCTTTTTTCTCTTCCCTCATCCTAGCTGCCATGGAAGCCCTGCTCGGCGATCTTCTCCGGCGAGCNNNNNNNNNNGAAGCCAACCCCCGAGCCAGCGTCCTCCCTCTATTCCCTCTCTCACCTCCATCTACTACTGCTCCGTGACGGCTGGACCTGCAACGGACGTGGCCGGCGAAGTTGCCTCCATGGGCGGAGCTGCACCTGAAGAAGGTGCTACAACCAGCATCCGCCAGAGCTGGTGAAGGCGACCGCAGGTGTTACAACCAGCGagaaaaaaagcttcaaccggagGGACGACGAAAGCTGGGTCGACCCCACAGAAGCTGCAACCGGCGTCTAAAAAAGCTACATCCGTTGATGGAAAAAGCTTCAACTGGCAACAGAAAAGGCTTCAACCGGAGGCGACATAAGCTACAAACAACGTGAAAAGCTACAACCGGCTACGGCGAAGCTGCAACCCATCGCCAGTTTTGCTACAACCAGCCTTTTGTGTTTTGCTAGAACCAGCGCCCACTCCCCGACCATGGCCGACAACCCCCAAGTGTGCTACAACCATTGACCAAAAGTGCTACAACCGGCAAGGAAATTTGCTACAACGGGGCGAAGCTGAGGTGCTGCAACCGGCGACTGGCCAGAGCTATGAACCGCGACCACCGGTCCGGCGAGCAGCGACCGCGGCGTCGAGTGCTACAAGCTCACAGGTAGTCAATAGAATGCGACGAGGGGCAGCCATCCATGCTGGAAAAGATGTCTACAGGGAGCTGCAAACAGCCTTTTTGCAGCTCGTGAGGACGACCGGTGAGGGGGCGGTGGCCGGCGAGGACGACCAGAGACGGATGTGGCAGGGGAGGAGGACGGCGAGTGCAGCAAGGCGGAGGGGGCTGGCGGCGCGCGtctcccgcggggtgtattttgcagCGACAGAGAGGTCaacgagaggtggaagaaggagatcCAACGGCTGAGGGACATGACATCCAACGGCTAGCGTgggaccggcccaaatttgggccggtgcaCCGGCGCCTAGCGTTGGCCTTTAAAAAGACAATTTTTAAGCCAAATACCAGCCATTTCCTACCTATTCTTCGAGAAATCCGGTTAATATATTGGAACCTCGTACGAAATCCAGAGATATAAAACCGCAAAGCCAAGTATTCGCCGCAATCCCGATGCGCGCACTCGAGGAATGCTTCCGACATGAGGAATTCTTTCACCTCCAAAATACTCCTCGTCCAGCTTTTGCTTGCCCTCTCGGTAGATCTCCTCCGCCCCCCTGATCGATCGGCCGAAGCCTTTCACTTTCCCACGCGTTTCTTTCCCATATTTTGTGTCCTCCGGCTTGCGTGCCCCTGCAAAGCTCCCAGACCCAGCCTCCACTCCCAAGTTTCCTCttattccctccctccctccctgcccctcccctgttggggaagaaaCCTATGATTCCGCGACATTGCGTCAGGTATATATGCACTGCCCCCAGGGACAGCAAGGTCCTACTTTACACTTCCCTTCTCGTCAGGTACCCATCCATCCATCGACCCCTGGCTTGTTCGGGAGCAGAGACCGAGCTCTTGATCTTGATTCTTGAGGGAGGAAGACAGTCATGGCTTGTTTTCTTAGGCCGTCGAGCTGCATTGCCTACCTTCTCGTCGTCCTTGCCTTGTGCTGCGGTGAGTTGTCTTCTCTTGTTCTTGTGGAATATTGTGTGTGTGCATTAGGTATGATATGACAGAGATGTTTTGGTGCTGTCCGATGCTTGTTTTGGTGCGAAAGGCTGTGCTGGTATTTGAACGAACCCAAATCTGGATGCTGCATGAAGAATTGGGAGTGCATCCACGGAAAGAAAGTGACTTGACATGTGTCAGTAACATTTCGCACATCTTTTCACCTAACAcgtttcttcttcttttgatcccTGCAGGAACACAACACCGGAGAGTAGAAGCATCCAGCCGACTCACCCAACATCCGAGGATCCTGACCACCGTCTCGGTGATGAAACCCTCGTACCCCACGATCACCACGCCCACTTCCGCATCCTACGCCATGCCGATGTCCTCCAGGTTCCCGTCGCTGGCGGatgcgaacggcggcggtgacGTCGGCGGAGGTGGCATTGGCGGTGGCGGTGCTGCTGGTGGTGCCACCGGCGGTGGCGGTGCTGCTGGTGGTGCCACCGGCGGTGGTGGTACTGCTGGCGGTGGCGTGGGGGGCGGCGGTGCTACGGGCGGGGGAGCTGCcggtggcgtgggcggcggcggtgctgcTGGAGGcatcggcggtggcggtggcggtggcgggacGTGGTGCGTGGCGAGCCAGAGCGCGAGCACGTCCGCGCTGCAGGTAGCGCTGGACTATGCGTGCGGCTACAGCGGCGTAGACTGCTCGGCGATCCAGACAGGCGGGAGCTGCTTCAACCCGGATACCATCCACGACCATGCATCCTACGCCTTCAACAGCTACTACCAGAAGAACCCTCTCCCCACCAGCTGCGACTTTGGCGGCAcggccaccatcaccaccaccgatCCCAGTAAGCTAAACGTCTCCGTCTTTGAAATGCAGCAGCTTTTGGCAAAATCTTTCCAGCTGAAATTTCAGCCCTTGTATTTCGTTCTCACGCGAATTTATGTCCACCTTGCAGGCTCAGGATCGTGCCAGTATCCAGCGTCAAGGTAAAGTTCTTACTAGAAACCCAACCCGAAAcaaaaactgaaattgaatatgtcTATTACGGACTACTTATCTGTAACCGAGGCCTGAATGTTCTCTTGTGACACGAAATGGCAGCGGCGGCGCTCAAGGGAACATGATGCCCCCGCCATCACCGACCACTCTGACGCCGACCACGCCGATGACTCCGACGCCAATGACCCCATTCACCCCGACGCCAATGACGCCCGACACCCCTAGCACCGGGACGCCTATGTATGGATCAAGCTCGCCTCCAGACTTCGGGTCGATGTCCCCTCCAGGCCCAGGATCAAACTCACCTCCGGACTACAGCGACGTCGGCGCCGCCCCGGCGACGACGATGGGCAGGGCAACGCTGGCTCTCGTCTCCATCCTTGCCGCGACGCTATCGATGAGCCTCGCCACATGAGGCGATACACGCATCTCAAGATGGCCACCCTATGCAGCAGTCAAAGAAGCGCGCGCCGTTGGATGCTGGGATGCGCACGCACAGTTGCACCGCAGAACAGAAACCTCCCTGCCGCGAAACCTTGCCAAGCAGAGGTGCCCCATTTGTTTAGTAGTATCTTCACAATTCCGAAGCGTGCATGCTGATGCAGCTGCTTCTAGCGTCGCCCCTGCTCTGCTCTAGTGGGGGGCAGCAGATGTTTATATGTCCGATTATACTATTGTATTTAGAAATTTATTATGAGCAATTTCATTTCCTTATTTACGCTGTGATATATGGCCCGCTGACCATAATCACAACCCACCCGTGTTTCACTTTGAGGAATCTTGAGAACGGTGTAACACACAAGTGGACCAAACGTCCAAACAACGACGCAAAATAACTGCTCCCTATATCCCACAAtataaaacactagttgaatgcccgtgcgttgccacggacatACGAAGTATGATGTGAAAAGATTACTTGACAAAGTCATAGCATGGACTTGGATATTTTAAATGAGTGCTTTTTATGGAACATATTTCGACAAAAGAACAATGTCAAAGGTAATTCAAAATCTATGAACATGGACAAACTTGTTTTTAAATGTAGATAATAACTAAATCATCCGTGAAATTAGTACATCCCTTAAAACACCATAAATACAAACAAACATGACGAAACAGTCATCTACATAGTAGATACAAACCAAGTACGTGATAACTACACTTGCAAATTGAAACACACAATCATGCGTAATAGACATAACCAATGTCTACTATCTGTACTACATGCGGCGAGCTTTCTTGATAATTATTTTATTTTTCACATGGAAAAATTTATGTAtcataaaaactaaacagaaatatTACTCGAAGAAAGACAAGGTAGTAActtggaataaataaaaagaaaattgcTCCAGTAGAAGCATATGCAGAGTGATACGTACAATCATCTATATAAACTGCTTGCTGATAATTAAGCGCAAAGCAGGCCGTGGCCGCCTGGTCCGCTCGATTGTCAGGCAACGACATATCCCATGTTCGAAGTCCCTGTACGCTGACTTCCTGGTATTTTTTGCAAGTATTAATTAAAATCAAGGGGTATATTTTGCGAGAATTAATTAAAATCCAGAGGCATTCCTGTAAAATACAACATGCATAGCTCACAACGCGCGTAGGCAaccactgacatgtggcccagcgACAGACTGGAATGCCACGCGGGAACTCGATACGGCGGCATACGTCCAGAGGCACCGTAGACAAGTTACGACATCACTTTTGTCAAGTTTAGGCACCAAACTAACCGCGCCGGACAAGTTAGGACACCTGTAGTGTATTTAACTCTATCAATTATCATTAGTCAATTCTGTATATCAAGATTATCTCTGTGTTAGTAAGTATTATACGCCTGAATGCATACCTACGAAAGTGTTTTTTGGACATCTCTGGACTTCCTGGAATTCATATATACAACTATGATTTAAATAGAGGTATAATTTTTTTCAGTGAGCAGTATCATaattcatatgcaacatgcaaaataaaatgttaAAAAGCCTACATCTAAGATTTTTGATAGCCCTGACAACCGTCTAAATAGCTCGGTTCTATTCCATTgacccaaaataaatgtctcaattttatactccctccatccgaaaatacttgtcttcaaaatgaataaaaagagatgcatctagaactaaaataagtctagataaatcctcttttattcattttgatgacaagtatttccgaacggagaaagtgctaactttaatacaaaattgtactaagattggacatttattttgggacgatGTGAGTATATGCTACTCCAATATATATAAAATATAGAGCCTTGCGACAAAAAACTGGAGTATTCTACATCGGTGACTCTCAGTCTCACTTTCTTCTCACGGCTCACCCCTTTCCCCTTCAGCTAGCCACCCAGCTCCCCTCATCCTCTGTGCAGCCGCCGGCGCATCACGGCGCGCATCCGCACACCGTGTGGTGCTAGGCACCCATCCCAGCCCAACTTCCCACCCCCCCCCCGCCTCCGCACCATCCCTACCGCTTGCTGCGCCGTCGCGAGCCTCCCACACCCGCCCCCATCACTCCCTGATGTCCGGCGAGATCTGGGGGGCAGCGCTCTCGCGGACGCGCGCGCAGTCTGGGCGGCGGCATCCACCGTGTGGCGCCCCTGCCCCGCGTCCCCCACCCCGTGCCGCTCCGCTGCGATGGTGCCACCGGTCGGAATCTTCTGGTGGCAACGCCCGGCGATAGGCGCACGCCGTGCAGCACGAGGAGACCCTGCAGCAAGCCGTGCTCGCCCGGATGGGCGGAGATCGAGCAGGAGTGGATTCCGTGGTGCACGACGACGCCGACGGCTTCTCTTCGCCACCGAGCTCTGCTCCCCTTCCTCTGCGTTAGAATCAAGGTGCCCACGGATCTTCTTACCTTGTCACTGTCGGCTCCCCCCTCTCCCTCCACGTTCTGCATTGGTAGCTGTGTTGGATGTACACAGTTTGAACGCTTGCTAGATGATTAGTAATATGTATACGGTTAGGATTAAGTTGTTTATTTTGTGAGATGAGGATAcaactttgatgggagagaaccgcgcACGTCACCTGGCTCGCAGAATACCAAGATAGTTGCAAAGAGCCTCCTAAGTGAGGCTGGCATCGCGAACTGTGTTGACTCTATAAGACACTCGTCAAGCGTGTTGTCGGCCTCAATAAAGCCCAATCTCTCGGCAGCCTCACGGAAGCTATCACATAGCACTCCGTCCACGGTCCGCAGGTCCTCGAAGGATGTCTTGCCTGGTACGTGGTTAAGCAGCACTGGCAGAAAGTACCGCTCCCCCTCAGCTGGATGGGCTGACACGATTCGACCTACTTGGTGCTGCTTTTCTCTCGGCCTCCAGTATTTCTGTCTCTGCCATGTGAAACTTCCCGGaaagtccttgtacaggatatcccGAGCCCACACGTGCTGCTGATTAGCGGGGAAATACTCTGTCAGCATTGACTTAGATGCAGTATCACGGGCGACGACATCGGTCAGGTCCTCTCCTGCTTTGAACGTGACACTATTCATATTAGGGAGATGAAGCGGCAACTGTAGGACCGACGGGAAACTCTCAGAAAGGTTGAAGCCGAATATCCTCCACATCGCCTACGGTGGAGTAACCCATCTCGCATCAACGTACCTTTTAATCTCGTCTACAACCCCGTTGTTGTCAGGCTGGTCAATGCTGAATGAAGCTCGATCGTGACCCTTGTATACTTATTTGTAAAGGTACTTGACGGCCTTGATGCTGGAGCACACCTCGACATTTATGTGGCAGTTGAACATCCGCAACAGATAAGGGTTGTAAGGCACAACCCATCTGTTATCCAGCATTTGACGACGGACCTTAGCCTGACGACCATCGTCTCGCCGTTGATAAACTGGGTATGAATCCTTCCCCTGTAAGGTGTTCTGGTTGAACGGTCGTGGGTACTTGCTCTTGCACTTCAAGTCTTGCATGCACACATTTTTGGGATTAAGATTGCCACATGGGCCGTGCATCATATGCTTCACGACCATGGCATAGAGCTCTGGATACTTATGCCTGTCCGGGAGCTCTGCAGATATGACGCGGGCATACTGCTCTGGCACCACGAGTTTATAATTTGAATTCATGATCAGCAAGAAGTGTGCATGGGGGAGGCCCCTCTTCTGGAACTCGACGACATACACATGCGCTACCACAACACCGAGGATGTGCTTTTTGAACAACATCTCTTTCATGGTCTCCAGCTTGGCCCTGAACACGCGTGCGATAAGATCTGGT contains:
- the LOC119276342 gene encoding loricrin-like, whose amino-acid sequence is MACFLRPSSCIAYLLVVLALCCGTQHRRVEASSRLTQHPRILTTVSVMKPSYPTITTPTSASYAMPMSSRFPSLADANGGGDVGGGGIGGGGAAGGATGGGGAAGGATGGGGTAGGGVGGGGATGGGAAGGVGGGGAAGGIGGGGGGGGTWCVASQSASTSALQVALDYACGYSGVDCSAIQTGGSCFNPDTIHDHASYAFNSYYQKNPLPTSCDFGGTATITTTDPSSGSCQYPASSGGAQGNMMPPPSPTTLTPTTPMTPTPMTPFTPTPMTPDTPSTGTPMYGSSSPPDFGSMSPPGPGSNSPPDYSDVGAAPATTMGRATLALVSILAATLSMSLAT